The Halorientalis sp. IM1011 genome window below encodes:
- a CDS encoding GtrA family protein codes for MSDRELPSYLESLLSGVRFGQFVSVGVVGLIADTITLVALTELLGLEPWLAGLLSIEAAILVMFTVNEHWTFADVGEPGKLLRRLVKSHAVRSVGSSVQYGIFYGLVTFAGVSVMLFGNDVWYLFSKWIAVGIAMFVNYAFESLFTWRVHAE; via the coding sequence ATGAGTGACCGGGAACTCCCCAGCTATCTGGAGTCGCTGCTGTCCGGCGTCCGGTTCGGCCAGTTCGTCTCCGTCGGCGTCGTGGGTCTGATCGCCGATACGATCACGCTCGTGGCGCTGACGGAACTGCTCGGCCTCGAACCGTGGCTTGCTGGTCTGTTGAGCATCGAGGCGGCGATCCTCGTGATGTTCACGGTGAACGAACACTGGACGTTCGCGGACGTCGGCGAACCGGGGAAACTCCTCCGTAGGCTGGTGAAGTCCCACGCCGTTCGGTCGGTCGGATCGTCGGTGCAGTACGGCATCTTCTACGGGCTCGTGACCTTCGCCGGTGTCTCGGTGATGCTGTTCGGGAACGACGTCTGGTATCTGTTCTCGAAGTGGATCGCGGTGGGGATCGCGATGTTCGTCAACTACGCGTTCGAGAGTCTGTTCACGTGGCGTGTTCACGCGGAGTGA
- a CDS encoding glycosyltransferase: MSRSLGVVVPAYRPDVERLSAYVEAIDRRLDPAAIRIELDAADDQVVERLRDLPVSIGVVPYRRGKGAAVTAGFEALSTDVLAFLDADGSTTPDSAAAVVDPVLAGEADLAVGSRRHPDATVSDHQTTARRWLGEGFVWLARRLLDAKLHDYQCGAKAITREGWERIREHLYEAGFAWDIELVAMAAAFDLRIEEVPITWEDQPGSTVEPIRTSIRMATALFTARHRVERVRNSRLHTAIADRREDEEALIDKR, translated from the coding sequence ATGAGTCGGTCCCTCGGTGTCGTTGTCCCCGCCTACCGCCCGGACGTGGAACGGCTGTCGGCCTACGTCGAGGCCATCGATCGGCGACTCGACCCGGCGGCCATCCGGATCGAACTCGACGCCGCCGACGATCAGGTGGTCGAGCGCCTCCGTGATCTCCCGGTCTCGATCGGCGTCGTCCCGTACCGTCGCGGGAAGGGGGCAGCCGTCACCGCCGGCTTCGAGGCACTGTCGACCGACGTGCTCGCCTTCCTCGACGCCGACGGGAGCACCACGCCCGACTCGGCGGCCGCCGTCGTCGACCCCGTCCTCGCGGGCGAGGCGGACCTCGCCGTGGGGTCCCGTCGCCACCCCGACGCCACGGTCTCTGACCACCAGACGACGGCCCGCCGCTGGCTCGGCGAGGGGTTCGTCTGGCTCGCCCGGCGGTTGCTCGACGCGAAACTCCACGACTATCAGTGTGGCGCGAAGGCGATAACGCGTGAGGGGTGGGAGCGGATTCGCGAACACCTCTACGAGGCGGGGTTCGCCTGGGACATCGAACTCGTGGCGATGGCCGCCGCGTTCGACCTGCGGATCGAGGAGGTGCCGATAACCTGGGAGGACCAGCCCGGCTCGACCGTCGAACCGATCCGGACCTCGATCCGGATGGCGACGGCACTGTTCACCGCCCGCCACCGCGTCGAGCGGGTTCGGAACAGCCGACTGCACACAGCAATCGCGGACCGCCGCGAGGACGAGGAGGCGTTGATCGACAAACGATGA
- a CDS encoding DUF2298 domain-containing protein has protein sequence MEFLLVALWLGVFLALLLAGLPLADALFGRLADRGVGVALVCSFTILWFVTYWIGRVSFGLAPFVAVAVLALLAGGLLARRGVDLDRRVLAETVGVFTLAFLFLVAVRAVDPAVHPAGGEKFLDFGLLQSLLRAPTLPPEDMWFAGEPVSYYYGGHLLAALLARLTATEARFAYNLALAGFFATFVTAAYGLAGSVAASRSSPRWLGGVFGAFFVAVASNLTTPLRFVVALVDGWNASLSEMTGLAGVVATPFELVFAALDGLIGFVIGVVGVEADGLAAGLDQFDYWDASRVIDGTINEFPLFAWLNGDLHAHMMGPPFLLLAATVCLTYYLTPAEAIWRRRALVFGAAPPLAGLLAVVNTWSFPSVAGLTVLTVLFAPAEARTLLPASVADRLDTDDWRLAEGVRLLVAGGVGAVVVLGGLVLSAPFWMVAASGRELALFPARSSLGALVLVHGTFLLVFVPYLLRHALPRARNGWRTVTLLAVVAVIALLSRAAAVLLFLPLLGVGWALLRWRDLPGGVRGRIGDRVRPDRTAGAAAASADGGGAGDAESPPSGTTLPLPGFETVLLVAGAGLVLLVEFVYVKEQAGPGRMNTVFKTYAQVWALWAVAAGAALSHLVWQHRPELGLSGGRWRPALRVFAAVLIVSTSIYGGLALTSHFTSDSVYAQTDDPTLDATEFVDRVHPEEAAAIRWVGQLDERPTITTAPGSYTWDGERNGGSSAPSSLTGVPTVLGWHHEVGYRGQEAYDRRAADLRTIYTGDPAESAALLEQYDVEYVYVGPAERATYGSAYRGITVGEVPGVTVVRQWEEVTIYQVNQSEL, from the coding sequence ATGGAGTTCCTGCTCGTCGCCCTGTGGTTAGGGGTCTTCCTGGCGCTGCTGCTGGCCGGACTCCCGCTTGCCGACGCGCTGTTCGGTCGCCTCGCCGACCGGGGTGTCGGGGTGGCGCTCGTCTGCTCGTTCACGATCCTCTGGTTCGTGACCTACTGGATCGGACGCGTCTCGTTCGGCCTCGCACCGTTCGTCGCCGTCGCCGTCCTCGCACTCCTCGCCGGTGGACTCCTCGCCCGGCGCGGCGTCGATCTGGATCGCCGCGTCCTCGCCGAGACCGTCGGCGTGTTCACCCTCGCCTTCCTCTTTCTCGTCGCGGTGCGGGCCGTCGACCCCGCCGTCCACCCGGCGGGCGGCGAGAAGTTCCTCGATTTCGGCCTGCTCCAGTCGCTGCTGCGCGCCCCGACGCTCCCGCCCGAGGACATGTGGTTCGCTGGCGAACCGGTGAGCTACTACTACGGCGGACACCTGCTCGCCGCGCTGCTGGCGCGACTGACCGCGACCGAGGCCCGCTTCGCCTACAACCTCGCGCTCGCGGGCTTTTTCGCGACGTTCGTCACCGCCGCCTACGGCCTGGCCGGCTCCGTCGCGGCCAGCCGGTCGAGTCCGCGGTGGCTCGGCGGCGTCTTCGGTGCTTTCTTCGTCGCCGTCGCGAGCAACCTCACGACCCCGCTGCGCTTCGTCGTCGCGCTCGTCGACGGCTGGAACGCGTCCCTGAGCGAGATGACGGGGCTCGCCGGTGTCGTCGCGACACCCTTCGAGCTCGTGTTCGCGGCGCTCGACGGCCTGATCGGTTTCGTGATCGGGGTCGTCGGCGTCGAGGCGGACGGACTCGCGGCTGGCCTCGACCAGTTCGACTACTGGGACGCCAGCCGCGTCATCGACGGGACGATCAACGAGTTCCCCCTGTTCGCCTGGCTCAACGGCGACCTGCACGCCCACATGATGGGGCCGCCCTTCCTCCTTTTGGCCGCGACGGTGTGTCTCACGTACTATCTGACGCCGGCCGAGGCAATCTGGCGGCGACGTGCGCTCGTCTTCGGCGCAGCCCCGCCGCTGGCCGGCCTGCTGGCTGTCGTCAACACCTGGTCGTTCCCGAGCGTCGCCGGGCTGACGGTCCTGACCGTGCTGTTCGCGCCCGCCGAGGCCCGGACGCTGTTGCCCGCGTCCGTCGCCGACCGGCTCGACACCGACGACTGGCGGCTCGCCGAGGGCGTCCGGTTGCTGGTCGCCGGCGGCGTGGGGGCAGTCGTCGTGCTCGGGGGACTGGTCCTCTCGGCCCCGTTCTGGATGGTCGCGGCCAGCGGGCGTGAACTCGCACTGTTCCCGGCCCGAAGCAGCCTCGGCGCGCTCGTGCTCGTTCACGGGACCTTCCTGCTGGTGTTCGTTCCCTATCTGCTCCGGCACGCGCTCCCCCGCGCCCGGAACGGTTGGCGGACTGTCACCTTGCTCGCCGTCGTCGCCGTGATCGCCCTGCTGAGCCGGGCCGCCGCAGTCCTGCTCTTTCTCCCGCTGCTCGGGGTCGGCTGGGCGCTGCTCCGGTGGCGCGACCTGCCCGGCGGTGTCAGGGGACGTATCGGGGACAGAGTTCGACCCGACCGTACGGCAGGGGCGGCCGCCGCGAGTGCGGACGGTGGTGGCGCTGGCGACGCCGAGTCGCCACCGTCCGGAACCACACTCCCGCTCCCGGGCTTCGAGACGGTGTTGCTCGTCGCCGGCGCGGGGCTGGTGTTGCTCGTCGAGTTCGTCTACGTGAAAGAGCAGGCCGGTCCCGGGCGGATGAACACGGTGTTCAAGACCTACGCGCAGGTCTGGGCGCTGTGGGCGGTCGCGGCCGGCGCGGCCCTGTCCCATCTCGTCTGGCAACACCGACCCGAACTCGGCCTCAGCGGCGGTCGCTGGCGGCCCGCCCTGCGGGTGTTCGCCGCGGTCCTGATCGTCAGTACGTCGATCTACGGCGGTCTGGCGCTGACCAGCCACTTCACCAGTGACTCGGTGTACGCCCAGACCGACGACCCGACGCTCGACGCGACCGAGTTCGTCGACCGCGTCCACCCCGAGGAGGCGGCCGCCATCCGCTGGGTCGGCCAGCTAGACGAACGACCGACGATCACCACCGCACCAGGGAGTTACACCTGGGACGGAGAGCGCAACGGCGGGTCCAGCGCCCCGTCGAGCCTGACCGGTGTCCCGACGGTACTGGGCTGGCACCACGAGGTCGGCTATCGGGGACAGGAGGCCTACGACCGCCGGGCGGCGGACCTCAGAACGATCTACACGGGCGATCCGGCGGAGAGCGCGGCCCTGCTCGAACAGTACGACGTTGAGTACGTCTACGTCGGGCCGGCCGAGCGAGCGACCTACGGGTCGGCCTACCGGGGAATCACGGTCGGCGAGGTCCCGGGTGTGACGGTCGTGAGACAGTGGGAAGAAGTGACGATCTATCAGGTGAACCAGTCCGAACTCTAG
- a CDS encoding HAH_0734 family protein has product MKQLIINGDPGIRKDAVIEYDGEEYVCFGVARQGDWHGPDRVQLWCTVGSEDEREDYQYRRYIPNHLETLSADADAITVVESAT; this is encoded by the coding sequence ATGAAACAGCTGATCATCAACGGGGACCCCGGGATCCGGAAAGACGCCGTCATCGAGTACGACGGCGAGGAGTACGTCTGTTTCGGCGTCGCGCGCCAGGGCGACTGGCACGGCCCCGATCGCGTCCAGCTGTGGTGTACCGTCGGCTCCGAGGACGAGCGCGAAGACTACCAGTACCGCCGGTACATCCCCAACCACCTCGAAACGTTGTCGGCCGACGCCGACGCCATCACCGTCGTCGAGTCCGCGACCTAG
- a CDS encoding 50S ribosomal protein L44e gives MEMPRRFNTYCPHCNEHHEVEVEKVRSGRSSGMKKVNDRQRKRRGTGIGNKGKFSKVPGGDKPTKKTDLKYRCSECGKAHLREGWRAGRLEFQE, from the coding sequence ATGGAGATGCCACGCCGATTTAACACGTACTGCCCGCACTGCAACGAACACCACGAGGTGGAAGTCGAGAAGGTTCGCTCGGGGCGTTCCTCGGGCATGAAGAAGGTCAACGACCGCCAGCGCAAGCGGCGCGGCACCGGCATCGGGAACAAGGGTAAGTTCTCGAAGGTGCCCGGTGGGGACAAGCCCACCAAGAAGACCGACCTCAAGTACCGCTGCTCGGAGTGTGGCAAGGCTCACCTCCGTGAAGGATGGCGCGCCGGCCGACTCGAATTCCAAGAATAA
- a CDS encoding 30S ribosomal protein S27e: MAGNFYSVACPDCENEQIVFGKAATEVACAVCGHQLARPTGGEAVIEGEVTDTVEAR, encoded by the coding sequence ATGGCAGGAAACTTCTACAGCGTCGCGTGTCCGGACTGTGAGAACGAACAGATCGTCTTCGGCAAGGCCGCCACGGAAGTCGCGTGTGCGGTCTGTGGCCACCAGCTCGCCCGCCCGACCGGCGGCGAAGCGGTCATCGAAGGCGAGGTCACCGACACCGTCGAGGCGCGATAG
- a CDS encoding translation initiation factor IF-2 subunit alpha, whose translation MKYSGWPEPGELVVGRIDEIEDFGVFVDMLEYEDKRGLCHISEVASGWIKNVRDHVSEGQTVVAKVLEVDEDSQQVDLSIKDVNDHQRKDKIQEWKNEQKADNWMELAFGEDLADETYAAIANEFLAEFGSMYDGFEQAAIHGTEALEDTDLDDEEIEKIVETARENVSVPYVNVTGYVDLSVPSADGVDVIKEALQAAEGNGEIPDEVELEVTYVGSPEYRIRVRAPDYKTAESHLEESADRASAVVADHGGTGHYHRERNTDEE comes from the coding sequence ATGAAATACAGTGGCTGGCCCGAGCCCGGCGAACTCGTCGTCGGCCGGATCGACGAGATCGAGGACTTCGGCGTGTTCGTCGACATGCTGGAGTACGAGGACAAGCGCGGGCTCTGTCACATCTCCGAGGTCGCCTCCGGCTGGATCAAGAACGTCCGCGACCACGTGAGCGAAGGCCAGACAGTCGTCGCCAAGGTGCTGGAAGTCGACGAGGACTCCCAGCAGGTCGACCTCTCGATCAAGGACGTCAACGACCACCAGCGCAAGGACAAGATCCAGGAGTGGAAAAACGAGCAGAAGGCCGACAACTGGATGGAACTGGCCTTCGGCGAGGACCTCGCCGACGAGACCTACGCCGCCATCGCCAACGAGTTCCTCGCGGAGTTCGGCTCGATGTACGACGGCTTCGAGCAGGCGGCCATCCACGGGACGGAAGCCCTCGAAGACACCGACCTCGACGACGAGGAGATCGAGAAGATCGTCGAGACCGCCCGCGAGAACGTCTCGGTGCCCTACGTCAACGTCACCGGCTACGTGGACCTCTCGGTCCCGTCGGCCGACGGCGTCGACGTGATCAAGGAGGCCCTGCAGGCCGCAGAGGGCAACGGGGAAATACCCGACGAAGTGGAACTCGAAGTCACCTACGTGGGTTCGCCGGAGTACCGCATCCGGGTCCGCGCCCCCGACTACAAGACCGCCGAGTCTCACCTCGAAGAGAGCGCCGACCGCGCGAGTGCAGTCGTCGCCGACCACGGTGGCACCGGCCACTACCACCGCGAGCGCAACACCGACGAGGAGTGA
- a CDS encoding RNA-protein complex protein Nop10, whose protein sequence is MKSDIRVCSAWESAHERPVYTLGESCPECGADAENSAPAPFDPTDRYGEYRRAIKRRNRE, encoded by the coding sequence ATGAAATCCGACATCCGCGTCTGTTCGGCCTGGGAGTCGGCCCACGAGCGGCCGGTCTACACGCTGGGCGAGAGCTGTCCGGAGTGTGGGGCCGACGCCGAGAACAGCGCGCCAGCGCCGTTCGATCCCACGGACCGATACGGGGAATATCGACGCGCTATTAAGCGCAGGAACCGCGAGTAG
- a CDS encoding proteasome assembly chaperone family protein: MDEFEIETLADPELSDPVLIEGLPGVGHVGKLAAEHLLEELDSEEVRRIYSQHFPPQVSIDDGESELASASFHAVHTEQGQDLLVLTGDHQAQDNQGHYRLTDRILDVAEEFGVERVFALGGVPTGELIEEYDVLGAATTSEFVDDLEDADVEFREDEPAGGIVGVSGLLLGLGERRDFEAACLMGETSGYLVDPKSAQAVLTVLEDLVGFEVDFGSLEERAEEMEEVVRKIQEMEGSAAAGPADEDLRYIG, encoded by the coding sequence ATGGACGAGTTCGAAATCGAGACGCTCGCGGACCCGGAGCTATCGGATCCCGTGCTGATCGAGGGACTGCCGGGCGTGGGCCACGTGGGGAAACTCGCCGCCGAACACCTCCTCGAGGAACTGGACAGCGAGGAGGTGCGCCGGATCTACTCACAGCACTTCCCGCCGCAGGTCAGCATCGACGACGGCGAGTCGGAACTGGCAAGCGCCTCCTTCCACGCGGTCCACACCGAACAGGGCCAGGACCTGCTCGTGTTGACTGGCGACCATCAGGCACAGGACAACCAGGGCCACTACCGCCTGACCGACCGGATCCTCGACGTAGCTGAGGAGTTCGGCGTCGAGCGCGTGTTCGCCCTGGGCGGCGTCCCGACCGGCGAACTCATCGAGGAGTACGACGTGCTGGGTGCGGCGACGACCTCCGAATTCGTCGACGACCTCGAGGACGCGGACGTGGAGTTCCGCGAGGACGAACCGGCCGGCGGCATCGTCGGCGTCTCGGGTCTCCTGCTCGGGCTGGGCGAACGCCGCGACTTCGAGGCGGCCTGCCTGATGGGCGAGACCAGCGGGTATCTCGTCGATCCCAAGAGCGCGCAGGCAGTGCTGACGGTACTGGAGGACCTCGTCGGCTTCGAGGTCGACTTCGGGTCGCTCGAAGAGCGGGCCGAGGAGATGGAGGAAGTCGTCCGGAAGATCCAGGAGATGGAGGGCAGTGCGGCGGCGGGGCCCGCCGACGAGGATCTGCGGTACATCGGGTAG
- a CDS encoding J domain-containing protein, which yields MPQWLIDGALLGFALSAVIAALFYVGVTRFPGRGRVDGREPSGEAHRRDEIRTYLDAIGEQYAEGHFVEGQHVAFYLPKRDVAITFDARAYYRIERSATFPVLVEHELPGVALGPRLPFETPEISFEEDGGGELDPREAAHAVLGLPVGAGLDDIKRAYREKVKEVHPDHGGDEDEFKRVREAYTTAKQHAS from the coding sequence TTGCCACAGTGGCTCATCGACGGTGCGCTGTTGGGGTTCGCTCTCAGCGCGGTGATCGCCGCCCTCTTCTACGTCGGCGTGACCCGGTTCCCCGGCCGCGGCCGGGTCGACGGCCGCGAACCCAGCGGCGAGGCCCACCGCCGCGACGAAATCCGCACCTACCTCGACGCAATCGGCGAACAGTACGCCGAAGGCCACTTCGTCGAGGGGCAACACGTCGCCTTCTACCTGCCCAAACGCGACGTGGCGATCACCTTCGACGCCCGCGCGTACTACCGAATCGAGCGCTCGGCGACGTTCCCGGTCCTCGTCGAACACGAGTTACCCGGCGTGGCACTCGGCCCGCGCCTCCCCTTCGAGACACCCGAGATCAGCTTCGAGGAGGACGGCGGCGGCGAACTCGACCCGCGAGAGGCCGCCCACGCCGTCCTCGGACTGCCAGTCGGGGCCGGCCTCGACGACATCAAGCGGGCCTATCGAGAGAAGGTCAAGGAGGTTCACCCGGACCACGGCGGCGACGAGGACGAGTTCAAGCGCGTCCGGGAGGCCTACACCACGGCCAAACAACACGCCAGCTAG
- a CDS encoding metallophosphoesterase: protein MDVTFRDRAALLGDTLVCADLHVGKAAAANVSLPLGERDHLVDRVTALCARYDPATVVFAGDLLHSFDQVATAAEETVAALDQTVRDAGARPVVTPGNHDTMLDVVWSGPTAHEFEVETDSGTAVICHGDHEPATEADLYVVGHDHPTITVEGKKWHCYLYGREGYDGADLLVLPAFSHLIEGVSINRRYGGTASTNSPLIGDLDRFRPVVWDDEAEEVREFPPLGEFRDLL, encoded by the coding sequence GTGGACGTGACTTTCCGGGACCGGGCCGCCCTGCTCGGCGACACGCTCGTCTGTGCCGACCTCCACGTCGGGAAGGCCGCGGCCGCGAACGTCTCGCTCCCCCTCGGCGAGCGCGACCACCTCGTCGACCGCGTGACCGCGCTCTGTGCACGGTACGACCCGGCGACGGTCGTGTTCGCCGGCGACCTCCTGCACTCCTTCGACCAGGTCGCCACGGCCGCCGAGGAGACCGTCGCCGCCCTCGATCAAACGGTCCGGGACGCGGGTGCGCGGCCGGTCGTTACGCCGGGCAACCACGACACGATGCTCGACGTGGTCTGGTCCGGCCCGACAGCCCACGAGTTCGAGGTCGAGACCGACAGCGGGACCGCCGTGATCTGTCACGGCGACCACGAACCCGCGACCGAGGCGGACCTGTACGTCGTCGGGCACGACCACCCGACGATTACCGTCGAGGGCAAGAAGTGGCACTGCTACCTCTACGGTCGCGAGGGCTACGACGGCGCGGACCTGCTCGTCCTCCCCGCCTTCTCCCACCTGATCGAAGGCGTCTCGATCAACCGGCGTTACGGCGGGACCGCCTCGACGAACTCGCCGCTGATCGGCGACCTCGACCGGTTCCGGCCCGTCGTCTGGGACGACGAGGCCGAGGAAGTTCGGGAGTTCCCACCCCTCGGCGAGTTTCGGGACCTACTGTAG
- a CDS encoding NAD(P)/FAD-dependent oxidoreductase, which produces MTDAVVVGGGLAGLVAARHLADAGQDVTVLEAREEVGGRVRSVREDGFVFDRGFQVLFTAYPAARRELDYDALDLRYFSAGAAIAHPGRRSVLADPLSSPGDLSDTLFNTDVTLGDKLRLFKLQRDLKAADTGTLFDPDETEDVRAYLKDRGFSQKFVENFAEPFYGGITLDRSLSSDAGVFRYTFKMLAEGKTAVPADGMGAITEQLADRARAAGAEIELGVGVTSLDVGDGGVTVETDGESIDADSAVVATDPQTAAELTDVAVPTEIRGCVTQYYGLPGHVELETGKKIVLNARDAEPNQVAPLSTVASEYAPDDRTQLSATWLGDPDASDDELHARAREVLGQWYPERQFDSLELLRTDRIDVAQFVQPPGFRGDLPTVDAPEGPVVLAGDYTRWSSIQGALESGRIAAERLQ; this is translated from the coding sequence ATGACAGACGCCGTGGTCGTCGGCGGGGGGCTGGCCGGACTGGTCGCGGCCCGCCACCTCGCCGATGCTGGCCAGGACGTGACGGTGCTTGAAGCGCGCGAGGAGGTGGGCGGCCGCGTCCGCTCGGTCCGCGAGGACGGGTTCGTCTTCGACCGCGGCTTTCAGGTGCTGTTCACCGCCTATCCCGCGGCGCGGCGGGAACTGGACTACGACGCCCTCGACCTGCGGTACTTCTCGGCCGGCGCGGCCATCGCCCACCCAGGCCGCCGGTCGGTGCTGGCCGACCCCCTCTCCAGTCCGGGCGACCTCTCGGACACGCTGTTCAACACCGACGTGACGCTGGGCGACAAACTCCGCCTCTTCAAACTCCAGCGGGACCTCAAGGCGGCCGACACCGGCACGCTGTTCGACCCCGACGAGACCGAGGACGTGCGGGCCTACCTGAAAGACCGGGGCTTCTCCCAGAAGTTCGTCGAGAACTTCGCCGAGCCGTTCTACGGCGGGATCACGCTGGACCGCTCGCTGTCGAGCGACGCCGGCGTATTCCGCTACACCTTCAAGATGCTCGCCGAGGGGAAGACGGCCGTCCCCGCAGACGGGATGGGTGCGATCACCGAGCAACTGGCCGACCGCGCCCGCGCCGCAGGTGCAGAGATCGAACTCGGCGTCGGGGTCACGAGTCTCGACGTGGGCGACGGCGGCGTCACCGTCGAGACCGACGGGGAGTCGATCGACGCCGACAGCGCGGTCGTCGCCACCGATCCCCAGACTGCGGCCGAGTTGACGGACGTTGCCGTCCCGACCGAGATCCGCGGCTGTGTCACCCAGTACTACGGGCTCCCGGGCCACGTCGAACTGGAGACCGGCAAAAAGATCGTCCTGAACGCCCGCGACGCGGAACCGAATCAGGTCGCGCCACTCTCGACGGTCGCGTCCGAGTACGCGCCCGACGACCGGACGCAGCTGAGCGCGACGTGGCTCGGCGACCCTGACGCGAGCGACGACGAACTTCACGCCCGTGCCCGCGAAGTACTGGGCCAGTGGTACCCCGAGCGCCAGTTCGATTCCCTCGAACTCCTGCGGACCGACCGGATCGACGTGGCCCAGTTCGTCCAGCCCCCGGGTTTTCGCGGAGATCTGCCCACGGTCGACGCGCCCGAGGGTCCCGTCGTCCTCGCGGGCGATTACACTCGCTGGTCCTCGATCCAGGGGGCGCTGGAGAGCGGTCGCATCGCTGCCGAACGGCTACAGTAG
- a CDS encoding threonine synthase → MTDNPAVRDLTCRACGDSFDPAETTGTCPSCDGHLTVTYDLDAVDFTPETTTERRYEGIARYAELLPFTAETLVTMDEGATPLVSCPSLADEWGVGEVYVKDEGRNPTGSVADRGMAVAVTAAAEAGADDVALPTTGIEGQAAAAYAARAGLDSHSFVPSRATFDAKAMINVHGGDMEVVGGRYGDAVEAFHETVAEEGWHSLAPFETPYRREGAKTLGYELLEQLDWEVPDAVVYPTGEGVGLVGTYAGTRDLADLGVVEDTPAMYAAQAAGCAPIVEAFENGEEDTAVWETPDTICGGVEIPDPAGGPDVLAAVRESDGGAVATEDRDVLEGAVSIAQSEGVELGATAGVAASGAARLAEQDEFGPDDTLVLVNTLTGNAEADVLRSHLMSKGI, encoded by the coding sequence ATGACCGACAACCCGGCCGTTCGGGACCTCACCTGCCGCGCGTGTGGCGACTCGTTCGACCCCGCGGAGACGACCGGCACCTGCCCGTCGTGTGACGGCCACCTCACTGTCACCTACGACCTCGACGCGGTCGATTTCACGCCCGAGACCACCACGGAACGACGCTACGAGGGCATTGCCCGCTACGCCGAGTTGCTCCCCTTCACGGCCGAGACGCTGGTGACGATGGACGAGGGCGCGACGCCGCTGGTTTCCTGTCCGAGCCTCGCCGACGAGTGGGGCGTCGGCGAGGTGTACGTCAAAGACGAGGGCCGAAACCCGACGGGGAGCGTCGCGGACCGCGGGATGGCGGTGGCGGTGACCGCGGCCGCCGAGGCCGGGGCCGACGACGTGGCCCTGCCGACGACGGGCATCGAGGGGCAGGCAGCGGCCGCCTACGCCGCTCGTGCGGGGCTTGACTCCCATTCGTTCGTCCCCTCGCGGGCGACCTTCGACGCCAAGGCGATGATCAACGTCCACGGCGGCGACATGGAAGTCGTCGGCGGGCGCTACGGCGACGCCGTCGAGGCCTTCCACGAGACCGTAGCGGAGGAAGGCTGGCACTCGCTGGCTCCCTTCGAGACGCCCTACCGTCGGGAAGGAGCCAAGACGCTGGGCTACGAACTCCTCGAGCAACTCGACTGGGAAGTTCCAGACGCAGTCGTCTACCCCACCGGCGAGGGGGTCGGTCTCGTCGGCACCTACGCCGGCACGCGGGATCTGGCCGACCTCGGCGTGGTCGAGGACACGCCGGCGATGTACGCCGCGCAGGCCGCCGGGTGTGCCCCCATCGTCGAGGCGTTCGAGAACGGCGAGGAGGACACCGCGGTCTGGGAGACGCCCGACACGATCTGTGGCGGCGTCGAGATCCCCGACCCCGCCGGCGGGCCCGACGTACTGGCGGCCGTCCGGGAGAGCGACGGCGGGGCGGTCGCGACCGAGGACCGGGACGTGCTGGAGGGCGCGGTCAGCATCGCCCAGTCCGAAGGGGTCGAACTCGGCGCGACGGCCGGCGTCGCGGCCAGCGGCGCGGCGAGGCTCGCAGAGCAAGACGAGTTCGGCCCCGACGACACCCTCGTACTGGTGAACACGCTCACCGGCAACGCCGAGGCCGACGTGCTCCGCAGTCACCTCATGAGCAAGGGGATCTGA